Proteins from one Prosthecomicrobium sp. N25 genomic window:
- a CDS encoding carbohydrate ABC transporter permease, with the protein MTVTTTAPIATPERAGSRAEWLQAALPKLVLAPSFAGILIFVYGFILFTFYLSLTPSRFMPVYEATGFDAYGRLFNQPNWWVALTNLGIFGSLYILICIALGLLLAILIDQKVRGEGILRPIYLYPMALSFIVTGTAWKWFLNPGLGLEKTINAWGWTSFKFGWLVDNDMAIYTVVIAGVWQASGFVMAMFLAGLRGVDGEILKAAQIDGASTVNVYRRIVIPILRPVFLSAFIVLAHMAIKSYDLVIALTGGGPGNATELPSTFMYSYTFTRKQMAVGSASAIIMLMTISAVIVPYLYSELREKSR; encoded by the coding sequence ATGACCGTCACCACGACAGCCCCCATCGCCACCCCGGAGCGCGCCGGCTCGCGCGCCGAATGGCTCCAGGCCGCCCTGCCGAAGCTCGTGCTGGCGCCCTCCTTCGCCGGTATCCTGATCTTCGTCTACGGCTTCATCCTCTTCACCTTCTACCTGTCGCTGACCCCGTCCCGGTTCATGCCGGTCTACGAGGCGACCGGCTTCGACGCCTACGGGCGGCTGTTCAACCAGCCGAACTGGTGGGTGGCGCTGACGAACCTCGGCATCTTCGGGTCCCTCTACATCCTGATCTGCATCGCGCTCGGGCTCCTGCTCGCGATCCTGATCGACCAGAAGGTGCGCGGCGAGGGGATCCTCCGGCCGATCTACCTCTACCCGATGGCGCTCTCCTTCATCGTCACCGGCACGGCCTGGAAGTGGTTCCTGAACCCCGGCCTCGGCCTCGAGAAGACCATCAACGCCTGGGGCTGGACCTCCTTCAAGTTCGGCTGGCTCGTCGACAACGACATGGCGATCTACACGGTGGTGATCGCCGGCGTCTGGCAGGCCTCCGGCTTCGTCATGGCGATGTTCCTGGCCGGCCTGCGCGGCGTCGACGGCGAGATCCTGAAGGCCGCCCAGATCGACGGCGCCTCGACCGTCAACGTCTACCGCCGGATCGTCATCCCGATCCTGAGGCCCGTGTTCCTGTCCGCCTTCATCGTGCTCGCCCACATGGCGATCAAGTCCTACGACCTCGTCATCGCGCTGACGGGCGGCGGGCCGGGCAACGCCACCGAGCTGCCCTCGACCTTCATGTACTCCTACACCTTCACCCGCAAGCAGATGGCGGTCGGCTCCGCGAGCGCGATCATCATGCTGATGACCATCTCGGCGGTGATCGTCCCCTACCTCTATTCAGAGCTCCGGGAGAAGAGCCGATGA
- a CDS encoding GMC family oxidoreductase: MPASPDIVIIGSGMGGATVAAGLAPSGASILILERGERIEDTPETRDVNAIFGRGHFRPKETWHDPAGTPFNPGNYYYVGGNTKLYGAVLIRYRAEDFVPRDLPGGPVPGWPIGYDELEPWYTAAEALYRVRGCLGEDPTEPPHSAAYPHPPVPDEPVIAETRARLAREGLHPFSLPLGVDVETWLKRAATPWDAYPDTRTGKMDAETCGLAAALAHRNVRLETGALVERLEAGPDGRVATVVYRRHGEEVRLSPRLVILAAGAVNSALLLLRSGLADRSGQVGRNFMNHNSSAMLAIDPRRPNTSVYQKTLGLNDFYLDDGRGGGPLGNVQLLGKITGPILKAQIRWAPAFATALMGRHSTDWYLMSEDLPNPESRVFYDGDRVVLDWRRSNWDAHLALVARWREVLRAIDTPVVLSRPFDRRTPSHQCGTLRMGADPAAAPVRPDLRAWHHDNLWVVDASVLPTSAAVNPSLTVAALALRAAAHIRKELTS, encoded by the coding sequence GTGCCCGCATCCCCGGACATCGTGATCATCGGCTCCGGCATGGGCGGCGCCACCGTGGCGGCCGGGCTGGCGCCGTCCGGGGCCTCGATCCTGATCCTGGAGCGAGGCGAGCGGATCGAGGACACGCCGGAGACGCGCGACGTCAACGCCATCTTCGGCCGAGGCCATTTCCGCCCGAAGGAGACCTGGCACGACCCGGCCGGCACACCCTTCAACCCGGGCAACTACTACTACGTGGGCGGCAACACCAAGCTCTACGGTGCCGTCCTGATCCGCTATCGCGCCGAGGATTTCGTGCCCCGCGACCTCCCCGGCGGCCCCGTGCCCGGATGGCCGATCGGCTACGACGAGCTCGAGCCCTGGTACACCGCCGCCGAAGCGCTCTACCGCGTCCGCGGCTGCCTCGGCGAGGACCCGACCGAGCCGCCCCACTCCGCCGCCTACCCGCATCCGCCCGTCCCCGACGAGCCGGTCATCGCCGAGACCCGCGCCCGGCTGGCGCGCGAGGGCCTGCACCCCTTCTCGCTGCCCCTCGGCGTCGATGTCGAGACATGGCTGAAGCGCGCCGCGACCCCCTGGGACGCCTACCCGGACACGCGCACGGGCAAGATGGACGCTGAGACCTGCGGCCTCGCCGCCGCTCTCGCCCACCGCAACGTCCGCCTGGAGACCGGCGCCCTGGTCGAGCGCCTGGAAGCCGGCCCGGACGGCCGCGTCGCCACGGTGGTGTACCGGCGCCATGGCGAGGAGGTCCGCCTCTCCCCCCGGCTCGTGATCCTGGCCGCGGGCGCCGTCAATTCGGCCTTGCTCCTGCTGCGCTCCGGCCTCGCGGACCGCTCCGGCCAGGTCGGCCGCAACTTCATGAACCACAATTCCTCGGCCATGCTGGCGATCGACCCGCGCCGGCCGAACACCTCGGTCTACCAGAAGACCCTGGGGCTCAACGACTTCTACCTCGACGACGGCCGCGGCGGCGGCCCGCTCGGCAACGTCCAGCTCCTCGGCAAGATCACCGGCCCGATCCTCAAGGCGCAGATCCGCTGGGCCCCGGCCTTCGCCACCGCGCTCATGGGCCGCCATTCGACCGACTGGTACCTGATGAGCGAGGACCTGCCGAACCCGGAGAGCCGCGTCTTCTACGACGGCGACCGGGTCGTGCTCGACTGGCGCCGCTCCAATTGGGACGCCCATCTGGCCCTGGTGGCGCGCTGGCGCGAGGTGCTGAGGGCCATCGACACGCCCGTCGTCCTCTCCCGCCCCTTCGACCGGCGCACGCCCTCCCACCAGTGCGGCACGCTCCGCATGGGCGCCGACCCGGCCGCCGCGCCCGTCCGTCCGGACCTGCGCGCCTGGCACCACGACAACCTCTGGGTCGTCGACGCCTCCGTCCTGCCGACCTCGGCCGCCGTCAACCCGTCCCTCACCGTCGCCGCCCTGGCGCTGCGCGCCGCCGCCCACATCCGGAAGGAGCTGACGTCATGA
- a CDS encoding GMC family oxidoreductase, whose amino-acid sequence MPDYVIVGGGSAGCVIANRLSADPSVTVTLIEAGGRDTHPFFHWPAGFAKMTKGIGSWGWSTVPQKHMQDRVLWYTQAKVIGGGSSINAQIYTRGNALDYDAWAEEEGCAGWSYREVLPYFKRAEDNQRFNDDYHAYGGPLGVSMPVSPLPICDAYFRAAQDMGIPYNPDVNGRTQDGVGFYQLTQRDVRRSSASIAYLNPIRDRANLTVLTGLQATRIVVERGRAVGVEVVEGKGGGSRIIRADREVILSSGAIGSPRLLQLSGIGPADELKRVGVPVVHDLPGVGANMQDHLDLFVIAECTGDHTYDKYAKPWWSAWAGLQYFLLKKGPVASSLFETGGFWYADPDARSPDIQLHLGLGSGIEAGVAKLRNAGVTLNSAFLRPRSRGTVRIPGPDPFAMPLIDPNYWADPYDREMSIRGLRLAREILSQPALKAFVMAERLPGPDVRTDQELFEYGCRHAKTDHHPAGTCRMGVGPDAVVTPDLKVRGLDGLRVADASIMPRVPSSNTNAPTIMVGEKAADLILGRDPLPPAVFAGNRRPHALVREAAQ is encoded by the coding sequence ATGCCCGACTACGTCATCGTCGGCGGCGGCTCCGCCGGCTGCGTCATCGCCAACCGCCTGTCCGCCGACCCGTCCGTCACCGTCACGCTGATCGAGGCGGGGGGACGCGACACCCACCCCTTCTTCCACTGGCCCGCCGGCTTCGCCAAGATGACCAAGGGCATCGGCTCCTGGGGTTGGTCGACCGTGCCCCAGAAGCACATGCAGGACCGGGTGCTCTGGTACACCCAGGCCAAGGTGATCGGCGGCGGCTCCTCCATCAACGCCCAGATCTACACGCGCGGCAACGCACTCGACTACGACGCCTGGGCCGAGGAGGAGGGCTGCGCCGGCTGGAGCTACCGGGAAGTGCTGCCCTACTTCAAGCGCGCCGAGGACAACCAGCGCTTCAACGACGACTACCACGCCTATGGCGGCCCGCTGGGGGTCTCCATGCCGGTCTCGCCCCTGCCCATCTGCGACGCCTATTTCCGCGCCGCGCAGGACATGGGCATCCCCTACAACCCGGACGTCAACGGCCGGACCCAGGACGGCGTCGGCTTCTACCAGCTCACCCAGCGCGACGTCCGCCGCTCCTCCGCCTCCATCGCCTACCTGAACCCGATTCGCGACCGGGCGAACCTCACCGTCCTCACCGGACTGCAGGCGACCCGCATCGTCGTCGAGCGCGGCCGCGCCGTCGGGGTCGAGGTGGTCGAGGGCAAGGGCGGCGGGTCCCGGATCATCCGCGCGGACCGGGAGGTGATCCTCTCGTCCGGCGCCATCGGCTCGCCCCGCCTCCTGCAGCTCTCCGGGATCGGGCCGGCCGACGAACTGAAGCGCGTCGGCGTGCCGGTCGTCCACGACCTGCCCGGCGTCGGCGCCAACATGCAGGACCACCTGGACCTGTTCGTCATCGCCGAATGCACCGGGGACCACACCTACGACAAATACGCCAAGCCCTGGTGGTCCGCCTGGGCCGGCCTCCAGTACTTCCTCCTGAAGAAGGGCCCGGTCGCCTCCAGCCTCTTCGAGACCGGCGGCTTCTGGTACGCGGACCCCGATGCCCGCTCGCCCGACATCCAGCTCCATCTCGGCCTCGGCTCGGGCATCGAGGCGGGCGTCGCCAAGCTCCGCAACGCCGGCGTGACGCTCAACTCCGCCTTCTTGCGCCCCCGCTCCCGCGGCACGGTCCGCATCCCCGGCCCCGACCCCTTCGCGATGCCGCTGATCGATCCGAACTACTGGGCCGACCCCTACGACCGTGAGATGTCGATCCGCGGCCTGAGGCTCGCCCGCGAGATCCTGAGCCAGCCGGCCCTGAAGGCCTTCGTGATGGCCGAGCGCCTGCCGGGCCCGGACGTCCGCACCGACCAGGAGCTCTTCGAGTACGGCTGCCGGCACGCCAAGACCGACCACCACCCGGCCGGCACCTGCCGGATGGGCGTCGGCCCGGACGCCGTCGTGACGCCCGACCTGAAGGTGCGCGGCCTGGACGGCCTGCGTGTCGCGGATGCCTCGATCATGCCGCGCGTGCCGTCCTCCAACACCAACGCGCCGACCATCATGGTCGGCGAGAAGGCCGCGGACCTGATCCTCGGCCGCGATCCCCTGCCGCCGGCCGTCTTCGCCGGCAACCGGCGGCCGCACGCCCTCGTCCGGGAGGCCGCCCAGTGA
- a CDS encoding 3-ketoacyl-ACP reductase: MTRPVALVTGARQGIGRGIAEALGAAGFDIAATDLVDDDEAAAAAREAVTATGARFHLWRHDVAHVESHPALLDHVIDRFGGVDVLVNNAGRGAAVRGDCLEITPENFDAVMDVNLRGTVFLTQVVARHMLAAGRPHPAAIVTVTSVSAELVSHERADYCISKAGLSMWVKALAVRLADHGIAVFEVRPGIIRTGMTAPVADRYDARIADGLVPARRWGQPADVAAVVAALAGGRLGFATGSVVAVDGALSIPRL, from the coding sequence ATGACCCGCCCCGTCGCCCTCGTCACCGGCGCCCGCCAGGGGATCGGCCGCGGCATCGCGGAGGCGCTGGGCGCGGCCGGATTCGACATCGCCGCGACCGACCTCGTCGACGACGACGAGGCTGCCGCAGCCGCCCGCGAGGCCGTGACCGCCACCGGCGCGCGCTTCCACCTCTGGCGTCATGACGTCGCCCATGTGGAGAGCCACCCGGCCCTCCTCGATCATGTGATCGACCGTTTCGGCGGGGTCGACGTCCTCGTCAACAACGCCGGCCGGGGCGCCGCCGTGCGGGGCGACTGCCTGGAGATCACGCCGGAGAACTTCGACGCCGTCATGGACGTGAACCTGCGCGGCACCGTCTTCCTGACGCAGGTGGTCGCCAGGCACATGCTCGCCGCCGGCCGGCCGCACCCCGCCGCGATCGTCACCGTCACGTCGGTCTCCGCCGAACTCGTCTCCCACGAGCGGGCCGACTACTGCATCTCCAAGGCCGGCCTCTCCATGTGGGTGAAGGCCCTCGCGGTCCGCCTCGCCGACCACGGCATCGCGGTCTTCGAGGTCCGCCCGGGCATTATCCGCACCGGCATGACCGCGCCGGTCGCCGACCGCTACGACGCCCGCATCGCCGACGGCCTCGTGCCCGCGCGGCGCTGGGGGCAGCCGGCGGACGTCGCCGCCGTGGTCGCCGCCCTGGCCGGTGGACGGCTCGGCTTCGCCACCGGCTCCGTCGTCGCCGTCGACGGCGCGCTCTCCATTCCGCGACTCTAG
- a CDS encoding ABC transporter ATP-binding protein, giving the protein MLQTLPHSATATAAPAAFLQMIGLKKRFGSVEILKGIDITLEKGGFLVLVGPSGCGKSTLLNTIAGLESISEGEIRIDGAKVNDLHPSRRDIAMVFQSYALYPNMTVAENIGFALEMRGVPKADREKAIAGVAKTLQIGHLLDRKPSQLSGGQRQRVAMGRALVRNPRVFLFDEPLSNLDAKLRVDMRTEIKRLHQTTGTTIVYVTHDQIEAMTLATKIAVLQGGEVQQVGSPAEIYNRPVNLFVADFMGSPSMNLIEGTIRRRDGRAVVALTKGAKGANGGEIALPIPGSVGTTDLPDGRPVIFGIRPEAITDKSSADANAIIEVVDAHVDVVEPAGSDTFVVTPIAGKEVIARMRADANVRPGDTVPFAFNLDKALLFDPETTRRL; this is encoded by the coding sequence ATGCTGCAAACGCTCCCCCATTCCGCGACAGCGACCGCCGCCCCCGCGGCCTTCCTGCAGATGATCGGCCTGAAAAAGCGGTTCGGGTCGGTCGAGATCCTCAAGGGGATCGACATCACGCTCGAGAAGGGCGGCTTCCTGGTGCTGGTCGGGCCCTCGGGCTGCGGCAAGTCCACCCTCCTCAACACCATCGCGGGCCTGGAAAGCATCTCGGAGGGCGAGATCCGCATCGACGGGGCCAAGGTCAACGACCTGCACCCGTCCCGGCGCGACATCGCCATGGTGTTCCAGTCCTACGCGCTCTACCCCAACATGACGGTCGCCGAGAACATCGGCTTCGCGCTGGAGATGCGCGGCGTGCCGAAGGCGGACCGCGAAAAGGCCATCGCGGGCGTCGCCAAGACGCTCCAGATCGGCCACCTGCTCGACCGCAAGCCGAGCCAGCTCTCCGGTGGCCAGCGCCAGCGCGTCGCCATGGGCCGGGCCCTCGTCCGCAACCCGCGCGTCTTCCTGTTCGACGAGCCGCTGTCGAACCTGGACGCCAAGCTGCGCGTCGACATGCGCACCGAGATCAAGCGCCTGCACCAGACGACCGGCACCACGATCGTCTACGTCACCCACGACCAGATCGAGGCCATGACGCTCGCCACCAAGATCGCGGTCCTGCAGGGCGGCGAGGTCCAGCAGGTCGGCTCCCCGGCCGAGATCTACAACCGCCCGGTCAATCTCTTCGTCGCCGACTTCATGGGCTCGCCCTCCATGAACCTGATCGAGGGCACGATCCGCCGCCGCGACGGCCGTGCGGTGGTCGCCCTGACCAAGGGCGCGAAGGGCGCCAACGGCGGCGAGATCGCGCTGCCGATCCCCGGCTCGGTCGGCACCACGGACCTCCCCGACGGCCGCCCGGTGATCTTCGGCATCCGCCCCGAGGCGATCACCGACAAGTCGAGTGCCGATGCCAACGCGATCATCGAGGTCGTCGACGCCCATGTCGACGTGGTCGAGCCGGCCGGCTCCGACACTTTCGTGGTCACGCCGATCGCCGGCAAGGAGGTCATCGCCCGCATGCGCGCCGACGCGAACGTCCGGCCGGGCGACACGGTGCCCTTCGCGTTCAACCTCGACAAGGCGCTCCTCTTCGACCCGGAGACCACGCGGCGGCTGTAG
- a CDS encoding carbohydrate ABC transporter permease, which translates to MSAAAATSGPVGGSIVTRVVIYGLLIVFAILYLLPLFVMIVTSLKPLDEIRGGNMLGLPETLTFEPWVQAWGKTCIGQVCEGIHGYFWNSIKMVVPAVAISTVLGALNGYVLTKWRFPGHKVVFGLMLFACFIPFQTVLIPMATILGQIGLSNSTTGLVFVHVVYGLGFTTLFFRNYYEAFPTELIRAAQIDGASFFQIFRRILLPSSGPIIVVTVIYQFTNIWNDFLFGVTFAYGDSAPMTVALNNLVSSSTGVKEYNVHMAAAMIAALPTLLVYVLAGRYFVRGLMAGAVKG; encoded by the coding sequence ATGAGCGCCGCCGCCGCCACCTCCGGGCCCGTCGGAGGCTCCATCGTCACCCGCGTGGTGATCTACGGGCTGCTGATCGTCTTCGCGATCCTGTACCTGCTGCCCCTCTTCGTGATGATCGTCACGTCGCTGAAGCCGCTCGACGAAATCCGGGGCGGCAACATGCTCGGCCTGCCCGAGACGCTCACCTTCGAGCCGTGGGTCCAGGCCTGGGGCAAGACCTGCATCGGCCAGGTCTGCGAGGGCATCCACGGCTACTTCTGGAACTCCATCAAGATGGTGGTGCCGGCCGTCGCGATCTCCACCGTGCTCGGCGCGCTGAACGGCTACGTGCTGACCAAGTGGCGCTTCCCCGGCCACAAGGTCGTCTTCGGCCTGATGCTCTTCGCCTGCTTCATCCCGTTCCAGACGGTGCTGATCCCGATGGCGACGATCCTCGGCCAGATCGGGCTCTCCAACTCCACCACGGGCCTCGTCTTCGTCCACGTCGTCTACGGCCTCGGCTTCACGACCCTGTTCTTCCGCAACTACTACGAGGCTTTCCCGACCGAGTTGATCCGCGCGGCGCAGATCGACGGCGCGAGCTTCTTCCAGATCTTCCGCCGCATCCTGCTGCCGTCCTCCGGCCCGATCATCGTCGTCACGGTGATCTACCAGTTCACCAACATCTGGAACGACTTCCTCTTCGGCGTGACCTTCGCGTACGGCGACTCCGCCCCCATGACGGTGGCGCTCAACAACCTGGTGAGCTCCTCGACGGGCGTGAAGGAATACAACGTCCACATGGCGGCGGCCATGATCGCCGCCCTCCCCACTCTCCTCGTCTACGTCCTGGCCGGCCGCTACTTCGTCCGCGGTCTGATGGCCGGCGCCGTGAAGGGCTGA
- a CDS encoding Dabb family protein has translation MIRHIVLVKFRPEVTEAEIAAVFADLEPIRALVPGIGPIVAGRSESPEKIERGYRHGFTIDFDTWEALAAYQEHPAHKAVGARLVAGAVGGIDGICVLDIPFG, from the coding sequence GTGATCCGCCACATCGTCCTGGTGAAGTTCCGCCCCGAGGTGACCGAGGCCGAGATCGCCGCCGTCTTCGCCGATCTCGAGCCGATCCGGGCCCTCGTTCCCGGCATCGGCCCGATCGTGGCCGGCCGCTCGGAAAGCCCTGAGAAGATCGAGCGCGGCTACCGCCACGGCTTCACGATCGACTTCGACACCTGGGAGGCGCTCGCCGCCTACCAGGAGCACCCGGCCCACAAGGCGGTCGGGGCCCGGCTCGTCGCCGGCGCGGTCGGCGGGATCGACGGCATCTGCGTCCTCGACATCCCCTTCGGCTGA